A DNA window from Christiangramia salexigens contains the following coding sequences:
- a CDS encoding energy transducer TonB yields the protein MLETKHEKKSFTITVVIHVVLILLLIFFGLTYLDPPPENGIAINFGTSEVGSGNEQPKEPVRSAPKQSSAQPVKSEPVIEKEVVTQEKVEAPVIEKKKKETPVETKQPEPKKKPEPVKKPDPKPDKSTNDALSSILNGPEKSGKATGGKGDDNVAGDKGSPEGDPKASSYYGQGAGLDGDGNYRLGGRKALNKEKFVQDCNESGIVVVRIEVNREGRVINATPGMKGTTNNSPCLTEPARRAAMATRFNSDDNAPSRQVGTIIYNFKLTE from the coding sequence ATGCTGGAGACAAAACATGAGAAGAAATCATTTACCATAACCGTTGTTATACATGTTGTGCTTATTCTTCTTTTGATTTTTTTCGGACTCACTTATCTGGATCCACCGCCAGAGAATGGTATTGCTATAAACTTTGGAACTTCAGAAGTAGGTTCGGGTAATGAGCAGCCTAAAGAGCCCGTTAGGTCGGCACCTAAACAAAGCAGCGCTCAACCTGTGAAATCTGAACCGGTCATCGAAAAGGAAGTTGTTACTCAGGAAAAGGTGGAGGCACCGGTAATAGAGAAAAAGAAGAAAGAAACTCCTGTTGAAACCAAACAGCCTGAACCAAAAAAGAAACCTGAACCTGTAAAAAAGCCAGATCCTAAACCTGATAAATCTACTAATGATGCCCTTAGTAGTATTTTAAATGGTCCTGAGAAGTCAGGGAAAGCAACCGGAGGAAAAGGAGATGATAATGTTGCCGGAGACAAGGGAAGTCCTGAAGGTGACCCGAAAGCAAGTTCTTATTATGGACAGGGTGCAGGTTTGGATGGAGACGGGAATTATCGCCTTGGAGGTAGAAAAGCCTTAAATAAAGAAAAGTTTGTACAGGACTGTAATGAATCCGGGATCGTGGTTGTTCGTATAGAAGTAAATAGAGAAGGTCGAGTGATCAATGCTACACCCGGCATGAAGGGAACCACAAATAATTCACCATGTCTAACTGAGCCGGCTCGAAGAGCTGCGATGGCTACACGCTTTAACAGTGACGATAATGCGCCTTCAAGACAGGTGGGAACGATTATCTACAACTTCAAATTAACAGAATAA